Below is a window of Streptomyces taklimakanensis DNA.
CCGAACGAACCATCGAACGAACAGAGAGAGATTGAGATGACCACGAGCATCGACGCCGACCGCCAGGCACGCATCAAGGAGATCGTCTGCGACGTCCTGGAGCTGGAAGAGGACGAGGTGACCGGCAGCAGCCTCTTCAAGGAGGACCACGGCGCGGACTCGCTGCGGGCCATCGAGATCCTCGCCGGCCTGGAGAAGGAGTTCAAGGTGACGATCGACCAGTCCGAGCTGGAGC
It encodes the following:
- a CDS encoding acyl carrier protein; this encodes MTTSIDADRQARIKEIVCDVLELEEDEVTGSSLFKEDHGADSLRAIEILAGLEKEFKVTIDQSELERMVNLDGVYAVVEEAINAK